One region of Enterobacter ludwigii genomic DNA includes:
- a CDS encoding ATP-binding cassette domain-containing protein has protein sequence MNDAVIELSNLVKRFPGMDKPAVAPLNCTIQKGYVTGLVGPDGAGKTTLMRMLAGLLKPDDGTASVLGLDPIKDDSALHAMLGYMPQKFGLYEDLTVMENLNLYADLRSVTGDIRQKTFARLLEFTSLGPFTGRLAGKLSGGMKQKLGLACTLVGEPKVLLLDEPGVGVDPISRRELWQMVHELAGDGMLILWSTSYLDEAEQCRDVLLMNEGELLYQGEPTTLTQSMAGRSFLLHSPQESNRKLLQRVLKLPQVSDGMIQGRSVRVILKKEATVDDIRRAQGMPEIEMEETAPRFEDAFIDLLGGAGTSESPLGAILHTVEGTPGETVIEAKSLTKKFGDFAATDNVNFAVKRGEIFGLLGPNGAGKSTTFKMMCGLLVPTAGKALVLDMDLKVSSGKARQHLGYMAQKFSLYGNLTVEQNLRFFSGVYGLRGRAQNEKIRRMSDAFGLTSIASHATDELPLGFKQRLALACSLMHEPDILFLDEPTSGVDPLTRREFWLHINSMVEKGVTVMVTTHFMDEAEYCDRIGLVYRGKLIAHGTPDDLKAQAADDEVPDPTMEQAFITLIHDWDKENAHAQ, from the coding sequence ATGAATGACGCGGTTATTGAGCTCAGCAATCTGGTCAAACGCTTCCCGGGAATGGACAAACCGGCCGTCGCACCGCTGAATTGCACCATTCAGAAGGGCTATGTCACCGGACTGGTCGGTCCGGACGGTGCCGGCAAAACCACGCTAATGCGAATGCTGGCGGGGTTGCTTAAGCCGGATGACGGAACCGCCAGCGTGCTCGGGCTCGACCCGATCAAGGATGACAGCGCGCTCCATGCCATGCTCGGCTATATGCCGCAGAAGTTTGGTCTGTATGAAGATCTGACGGTAATGGAAAACCTGAATCTGTATGCCGACCTGCGCAGCGTGACCGGCGACATTCGCCAGAAGACCTTTGCTCGTTTGCTGGAGTTTACTTCACTCGGTCCGTTCACTGGCCGGCTGGCGGGTAAGCTCTCCGGCGGCATGAAACAGAAACTGGGGCTGGCCTGTACGCTGGTCGGTGAACCGAAAGTTCTGCTTCTGGATGAACCGGGTGTCGGCGTTGACCCCATCTCTCGCCGTGAATTGTGGCAGATGGTGCACGAACTGGCAGGCGACGGGATGCTGATCCTCTGGAGCACCTCCTACCTTGACGAAGCGGAGCAGTGCCGGGATGTGCTGCTGATGAACGAAGGTGAACTGCTTTATCAGGGCGAGCCGACGACACTGACACAAAGTATGGCCGGACGCAGTTTTCTGTTGCACAGCCCGCAGGAATCCAACCGCAAGCTGTTACAGCGGGTGCTGAAATTGCCGCAGGTCAGTGACGGGATGATTCAGGGCCGTTCGGTACGCGTGATCCTCAAGAAAGAGGCAACCGTCGACGACATTCGCCGTGCGCAAGGTATGCCTGAGATCGAGATGGAAGAGACCGCACCGCGCTTCGAAGATGCGTTTATCGATCTGCTGGGCGGCGCGGGAACGTCAGAATCTCCCCTCGGGGCGATCCTGCACACGGTTGAAGGTACGCCGGGCGAAACGGTGATTGAAGCCAAATCCCTCACTAAAAAGTTTGGTGATTTCGCCGCCACCGATAACGTGAATTTCGCGGTGAAGCGCGGTGAGATTTTTGGCCTGCTCGGGCCGAATGGCGCCGGGAAATCCACCACCTTTAAGATGATGTGCGGTTTGCTGGTCCCCACTGCCGGTAAAGCGCTGGTACTGGATATGGACCTGAAGGTCAGTTCCGGCAAAGCGCGTCAGCATCTGGGCTATATGGCGCAGAAGTTCTCCCTCTATGGCAACCTGACGGTCGAACAGAATCTGCGCTTTTTCTCCGGCGTGTACGGCCTGCGCGGGCGGGCACAGAACGAGAAAATCCGCCGTATGAGCGACGCCTTCGGGCTAACCAGCATTGCCTCTCACGCAACGGATGAACTGCCGCTCGGCTTCAAACAGCGGCTGGCGCTGGCCTGCTCGCTGATGCATGAGCCCGATATTCTGTTTCTTGATGAGCCTACGTCCGGCGTTGACCCCCTCACCCGTCGCGAGTTCTGGCTGCACATCAACAGCATGGTTGAAAAAGGGGTTACCGTGATGGTGACAACCCACTTTATGGATGAGGCTGAGTACTGCGACCGTATCGGGCTGGTCTATCGCGGCAAGCTGATTGCCCACGGAACGCCAGATGACCTGAAAGCACAGGCCGCCGACGATGAAGTCCCGGACCCGACGATGGAGCAGGCGTTTATCACCCTCATCCACGACTGGGATAAGGAGAATGCCCATGCACAATAA
- the hlyD gene encoding secretion protein HlyD, with amino-acid sequence MKKPVAIVLVVVVLLTAGVGGWLWYQSHQDKALTLYGNVDIRTVNMSFRVGGRLASLNVDEGDTITRGQTLGMLDKSPYENALMQAKAGVSVAQAQYDLMLAGYRDEEIAQAAAAVKQAQAAYDYAQNFYARQQGLWKSRTISANDLENARSSRDQAQATLKSAQDKLSQYHTGNRPQDIAQAKASLEQAQAQLAQAELDLHDTTLVAPSDGTLMTRAVEPGSILSAGSTVLTLSLTRPVWVRAYIDEPNLGQMQPGRELLLYTDGRPDKPYHGKVGFVSPTAEFTPKTVETPDLRTDLVYRLRIIVTDADDALRQGMPVTVKVNNGERHE; translated from the coding sequence ATGAAAAAACCTGTCGCCATCGTTCTGGTGGTTGTTGTTTTGCTTACTGCGGGAGTCGGTGGCTGGCTGTGGTATCAGAGTCATCAGGATAAAGCCCTGACGCTGTACGGTAACGTTGATATTCGCACGGTGAATATGAGCTTCCGCGTGGGGGGGCGTCTGGCATCGCTTAACGTTGATGAAGGCGACACAATTACGCGCGGTCAGACGCTGGGTATGCTGGATAAATCCCCTTACGAGAACGCGCTGATGCAGGCAAAGGCAGGCGTATCTGTCGCCCAGGCACAATATGACCTGATGCTGGCGGGTTATCGCGATGAAGAGATTGCCCAGGCCGCCGCAGCGGTCAAACAGGCGCAGGCGGCTTACGACTACGCGCAGAATTTCTATGCCCGCCAGCAGGGGCTGTGGAAAAGCCGCACCATTTCAGCCAACGATCTGGAAAACGCCCGTTCATCACGCGATCAGGCCCAGGCCACGCTGAAATCCGCTCAGGACAAACTAAGCCAGTACCACACCGGTAATCGCCCGCAGGATATTGCCCAGGCGAAAGCCAGCCTTGAACAGGCTCAGGCGCAACTTGCCCAGGCCGAACTGGATCTTCACGATACCACTCTGGTTGCACCGTCTGACGGTACGCTGATGACCCGCGCCGTGGAGCCAGGCAGCATACTCAGCGCGGGCAGCACCGTTTTAACGCTCTCCCTGACCCGCCCTGTGTGGGTGCGCGCGTACATCGACGAGCCGAATCTCGGCCAGATGCAGCCAGGACGCGAGCTGTTGCTCTATACCGATGGTCGACCGGACAAGCCGTATCACGGCAAGGTGGGCTTCGTTTCCCCAACCGCCGAATTCACACCGAAAACCGTTGAAACGCCGGACCTGCGTACCGACCTGGTCTATCGCCTGCGTATCATCGTGACTGATGCGGACGACGCGCTGCGTCAAGGCATGCCTGTCACCGTAAAAGTAAACAACGGGGAACGACATGAATGA
- the cecR gene encoding transcriptional regulator CecR — translation MNTTPTTSKGEQAKSQLIAAALAQFGEYGLHATTRDIAALAGQNIAAIPYYFGSKEDLYLACAEWIADFIGTQFRPHVEEATALLGQPSPDRAAIRQLILNACHNMIRLLTHDDTLNLSKFISREQLSPSAAYQLVHDRVIAPMHTHLTRLIAAYTGRDANDTETILHTHALLGEILAFRLGRETILLRTGWTQFDEDKAAQIIQVITCHLDLILQGLTQRSLKS, via the coding sequence ATGAATACGACCCCGACGACATCAAAAGGTGAACAGGCCAAAAGCCAGCTTATTGCCGCGGCGCTGGCGCAGTTTGGCGAGTACGGACTGCATGCCACGACGCGCGATATTGCGGCACTGGCCGGGCAGAACATTGCAGCCATACCCTACTATTTTGGCTCAAAAGAGGATTTATACCTCGCCTGTGCCGAGTGGATCGCCGATTTTATCGGCACGCAATTTCGCCCGCACGTTGAGGAAGCCACCGCGCTGCTCGGCCAGCCGTCGCCCGATCGCGCCGCCATTCGGCAGCTGATCCTCAACGCCTGCCACAATATGATCCGCCTGCTGACGCACGACGATACGCTCAACCTGAGTAAATTTATCTCCCGCGAGCAGCTCTCCCCTTCTGCCGCGTACCAGCTCGTGCACGATCGGGTGATTGCCCCGATGCATACTCACCTGACCCGGCTGATCGCCGCCTATACCGGGCGGGATGCCAACGATACCGAGACAATTTTGCATACCCATGCCCTGCTGGGTGAAATCCTCGCCTTCCGTCTGGGGCGGGAGACTATCCTTTTACGCACCGGCTGGACACAATTTGATGAGGATAAAGCCGCGCAGATTATTCAGGTCATCACCTGTCATCTCGATCTGATCCTGCAAGGTTTAACGCAAAGGAGCCTGAAGTCATGA
- the rhlE gene encoding ATP-dependent RNA helicase RhlE — translation MSFDSLGLNPEILRAIAEQGYVEPTPIQQQAIPAVLQGRDLMASAQTGTGKTAGFTLPLLELLVKNQPHAKGRRPVRALILTPTRELAAQIGENVRDYSRYLNIRSLVVFGGVSINPQMMKLRGGVDVLVATPGRLLDLEHQNAVKLDNVEILVLDEADRMLDMGFIHDIRRVLAKLPPRRQNLLFSATFSDEIKALAEKLLHNPLEVEVARRNTASEQVTQHVHFVDKKRKRELLSQMIGQGNWQQVLVFTRTKHGANHLAEQLNKDGIRSAAIHGNKSQGARTRALADFKSGDIRVLVATDIAARGLDIEELPHVVNYELPNVPEDYVHRIGRTGRAAATGEALSLVCVDEHKLLRDIERLLKKEIPRIETPGYEVDPSIKAEPIQNGRQGGRGQGGGGRGQQPRRADGGAPKSAGKPPRRSNEAKPAGENPWRSGEGKPAGEGQRRRRPRKPANPQ, via the coding sequence ATGTCTTTTGATTCCCTTGGCCTGAACCCGGAAATTCTGCGCGCGATCGCAGAGCAGGGCTACGTTGAGCCAACCCCAATCCAGCAGCAGGCTATCCCCGCCGTCTTGCAGGGCCGCGATCTGATGGCCAGCGCCCAGACCGGTACCGGTAAAACCGCGGGCTTTACGCTGCCGCTGTTAGAGCTGCTGGTAAAAAACCAGCCGCACGCCAAAGGCCGTCGTCCGGTTCGTGCGCTGATCCTCACCCCAACTCGTGAGCTGGCAGCCCAGATTGGCGAGAACGTGCGTGACTACAGCCGCTATCTCAACATTCGCTCGCTGGTCGTTTTCGGCGGTGTAAGCATTAACCCGCAGATGATGAAGTTGCGCGGCGGTGTGGACGTGCTGGTGGCAACGCCGGGTCGTCTGCTGGATCTGGAACACCAGAACGCGGTGAAACTGGATAACGTCGAAATTCTGGTGCTGGACGAAGCCGACCGCATGCTCGACATGGGCTTTATTCACGACATTCGCCGCGTGCTGGCTAAACTGCCACCGCGTCGTCAGAATCTGCTCTTCTCCGCGACCTTCTCCGACGAGATCAAGGCGCTAGCAGAAAAGCTGCTGCATAACCCGCTGGAAGTGGAAGTGGCGCGTCGCAACACCGCCTCTGAGCAGGTCACCCAGCACGTTCACTTCGTTGACAAAAAGCGTAAGCGGGAACTGCTCTCCCAGATGATCGGCCAGGGCAACTGGCAGCAGGTGCTGGTCTTTACCCGCACCAAGCACGGCGCGAACCACCTGGCGGAACAGCTGAATAAAGATGGCATCCGCAGTGCCGCCATTCACGGTAACAAGAGCCAGGGCGCACGTACCCGCGCGCTGGCGGACTTCAAATCTGGCGACATCCGCGTGCTGGTGGCGACCGACATTGCCGCCCGTGGTCTCGATATTGAAGAGCTGCCGCACGTGGTGAACTACGAGCTGCCAAACGTGCCGGAAGATTATGTCCACCGTATCGGCCGTACCGGTCGTGCGGCGGCAACCGGTGAAGCGCTTTCTCTGGTTTGCGTGGATGAGCACAAGCTGCTGCGTGATATCGAACGCCTGCTGAAGAAAGAGATCCCGCGCATTGAAACGCCGGGCTATGAAGTTGACCCGTCGATTAAAGCTGAGCCAATTCAGAACGGTCGTCAGGGGGGACGTGGTCAGGGCGGCGGTGGCCGCGGTCAGCAGCCGCGTCGTGCCGACGGTGGTGCACCGAAATCAGCAGGCAAACCGCCGCGTCGTAGCAACGAAGCCAAACCCGCCGGTGAAAACCCGTGGCGCAGCGGCGAAGGCAAGCCAGCAGGGGAAGGGCAGCGCCGACGCCGCCCGCGTAAACCTGCTAACCCGCAGTAA
- the dinG gene encoding ATP-dependent DNA helicase DinG, which translates to MALTAALKAQIGAWYKALQQQIPDFIPRAPQRQMIADVAKTLAGDDGRHLAIEAPTGVGKTLSYLIPGIAIAREEDKTLVVSTANVALQDQIFSKDLPLLRKIIPDLRFTAAFGRGRYVCPRNLAALASSEPNQQDLLAFLDDELTPNNKAEQEQCAKLKADLDGYKWDGLRDHTSQAISDDLWRRLSTDKASCLNRNCHYYRECPFFVARREIQEAEVVVANHALVMAALESEAVLPEPKNLLLVLDEGHHLPDVARDALEMSAEITAPWFRLQLDLFCKLVATCMEQFRPKTTPPLAVPERLSEHCEEVYSLIASLNNILNLWLPATQEAEHRFAMGELPDEVMEICQQLAKHLEKLRGLAEMFLNDLSEKTGSHDVVRLHRILLQMNRALGMFEAQSKLWRLASMAQASGAPVTKWATREVRDGQVHLFFHCVGIRVADQLEKLIWRSVPHVVVTSATLRSLNSFSRLQEMSGLKEKAGDRFVALDSPFNHCEQGKLVIPRMKYEPLIDNEEQHIAEMAAYFREQVESKKYPGMLVLFASGRAMLRFLEHVTDLRLLLLVQGDQPRYRLVETHRKRIDNGERSVLVGLQSFAEGLDLKGDYLTQVHIHKIAFPPIDSPVVITEGEWLKSLNRYPFEVQSLPAASFNLIQQVGRLIRSHGCWGEVVIYDKRLLTKNYGQRLLNALPVFPIEQPEVPEVIKRPAKLPVGRKKSLRAKGRGPTGK; encoded by the coding sequence ATGGCTTTAACCGCTGCGCTCAAGGCGCAAATTGGCGCATGGTATAAGGCGCTACAGCAGCAGATACCCGACTTTATCCCCCGAGCGCCGCAGCGGCAGATGATTGCTGACGTGGCAAAAACGCTCGCCGGGGACGACGGGCGACATCTGGCGATTGAAGCCCCAACCGGCGTCGGGAAAACCTTGTCGTATCTCATTCCCGGCATCGCGATTGCGCGGGAAGAGGACAAAACGCTGGTGGTCAGCACCGCCAACGTGGCGCTGCAGGATCAGATCTTCAGCAAAGATTTACCGCTGCTGCGCAAAATCATCCCCGATCTGCGTTTTACGGCCGCTTTCGGACGCGGGCGCTACGTCTGCCCGCGTAACCTGGCGGCACTTGCCAGCAGCGAGCCTAATCAGCAAGATTTGCTGGCGTTTCTCGATGACGAACTGACGCCGAACAACAAGGCCGAGCAGGAGCAGTGTGCAAAGCTAAAAGCCGATCTCGATGGCTACAAATGGGATGGTCTGCGCGATCACACCAGCCAGGCAATTAGCGATGACTTATGGCGCAGGCTCAGCACCGATAAAGCGAGTTGTCTGAACCGCAACTGCCACTACTATCGGGAGTGCCCGTTCTTTGTCGCCCGACGTGAGATTCAGGAAGCGGAAGTGGTGGTCGCCAACCATGCGCTGGTGATGGCGGCGCTCGAGAGCGAAGCGGTGCTGCCGGAGCCCAAAAACCTGCTTCTGGTGCTTGATGAAGGTCACCATCTGCCGGACGTGGCGCGGGACGCGCTGGAAATGAGTGCCGAAATTACCGCACCGTGGTTCCGCCTGCAGCTGGATCTCTTTTGCAAGCTGGTGGCGACCTGCATGGAGCAGTTCCGCCCGAAAACCACGCCACCGCTGGCGGTGCCTGAGCGTCTTAGCGAACACTGCGAAGAGGTGTATAGCCTTATTGCCTCACTCAATAACATCCTCAATCTCTGGCTTCCGGCAACGCAGGAGGCTGAACACCGCTTTGCGATGGGCGAACTCCCGGATGAAGTGATGGAGATTTGTCAGCAACTGGCGAAGCATCTTGAAAAGCTACGCGGGCTGGCGGAGATGTTTTTAAACGATCTCAGTGAGAAAACCGGTTCACACGATGTGGTGCGATTGCACCGCATATTGCTCCAGATGAACCGTGCACTCGGTATGTTTGAAGCGCAAAGCAAGCTGTGGCGGCTGGCCTCGATGGCACAGGCTTCGGGCGCACCGGTCACCAAATGGGCCACCCGTGAAGTGCGTGACGGACAAGTGCACCTCTTTTTCCACTGCGTAGGTATTCGCGTGGCCGATCAGCTGGAAAAACTTATCTGGCGAAGCGTGCCGCATGTGGTGGTCACATCGGCCACACTGCGTTCCCTGAACAGTTTTTCGCGTTTGCAGGAGATGAGCGGCCTGAAAGAGAAAGCGGGCGATCGCTTTGTGGCGCTGGACTCACCGTTTAACCACTGTGAGCAGGGCAAGTTGGTGATCCCGCGCATGAAGTATGAGCCGCTTATCGACAACGAAGAGCAGCATATTGCCGAGATGGCAGCCTACTTCCGCGAGCAGGTTGAAAGCAAAAAGTACCCCGGGATGCTGGTGTTATTTGCCAGTGGGCGGGCGATGCTGCGTTTCCTGGAGCACGTTACCGATCTGCGTTTACTGTTACTGGTGCAGGGCGATCAGCCGCGCTATCGGCTGGTGGAGACGCACCGTAAACGCATTGATAACGGTGAGCGCAGCGTGCTGGTAGGTTTGCAGTCGTTTGCTGAAGGTCTGGATTTGAAAGGGGACTACCTGACGCAGGTGCATATCCATAAAATCGCCTTCCCGCCGATCGACAGCCCGGTAGTGATCACCGAAGGGGAATGGCTGAAAAGCCTTAACCGCTATCCGTTTGAGGTGCAGAGCTTACCCGCGGCATCGTTTAACCTGATCCAGCAGGTGGGGCGTCTGATCCGTAGCCATGGTTGTTGGGGTGAGGTGGTGATTTACGACAAACGCTTGCTCACCAAAAATTACGGTCAGCGGCTGTTGAATGCTTTGCCCGTTTTCCCCATCGAACAACCGGAAGTGCCTGAGGTAATAAAACGCCCGGCCAAATTGCCTGTCGGGCGCAAGAAAAGCCTCCGTGCTAAGGGGCGCGGTCCTACTGGTAAGTGA
- a CDS encoding type 1 fimbrial protein — protein sequence MTKYLPVLLLALTPHAFAEEIQVLMQGNIFANTCSVDSASQNLTVDLGQASSGDFKDIGDTGVWKNVDLTLSKCPATTTLATATFHGQADGAHPTKFANNGTAGGLALELADRQDHILIAPQASFSVLINQSDHTADFPLAARYYATSMPVTAGTFNSVVQVTFTYQ from the coding sequence ATGACAAAATATCTTCCTGTTTTGCTGCTTGCTTTGACACCTCACGCCTTTGCAGAGGAAATACAGGTGCTCATGCAGGGCAATATTTTTGCCAATACCTGTTCCGTCGACAGCGCCAGCCAGAATTTGACTGTCGATCTCGGTCAGGCATCGTCAGGTGATTTTAAAGACATCGGCGACACGGGGGTATGGAAAAACGTAGATCTGACACTCTCAAAATGCCCTGCCACCACAACCCTTGCCACCGCCACGTTTCACGGACAGGCGGATGGCGCACATCCGACAAAATTTGCGAATAACGGCACGGCTGGCGGCCTGGCTCTCGAACTTGCCGATCGTCAGGATCACATCCTTATCGCTCCTCAGGCCAGCTTTAGCGTACTGATCAATCAAAGCGATCATACGGCAGACTTCCCCTTAGCTGCGCGTTACTACGCCACCTCAATGCCCGTCACCGCCGGCACGTTCAACAGCGTCGTGCAGGTGACCTTCACTTACCAGTAG
- a CDS encoding fimbrial protein, translating to MQLIKHCFFLLILGAAALFMPHAKATCTTPDLPKMINIASVSVSTTLAVGATIPGSENTVHVAGNCDQSIDSGLEIVSCYYGTGAEIPGMTGVYDSGVPGVGIALMNDKGQRISGAGGVQCDSRSTPIGYVSTDGQQSFSFDVTLELVKTSNAISSGTLVQAQTRFGIGVFGHEGIGDPNNISYAGNITVHEVTCSVSPKSLTIKLGDFPVSAFTGAGSIAPYRTFDVDVNCTDTVQPEVMITSANGYDTNFPGVINLTQETGVATGIGVQMLFDGEVPDFGTYRSTAAVAQANETLAIPFQVRYEQTAADVTPGSANSIATITLGYK from the coding sequence ATGCAATTGATTAAACACTGCTTTTTTCTACTGATTCTGGGAGCCGCTGCATTATTTATGCCGCATGCTAAAGCGACCTGTACCACCCCGGACCTGCCAAAAATGATCAACATCGCGTCGGTCTCGGTTTCCACAACGCTGGCCGTTGGGGCGACCATTCCCGGCTCGGAAAATACCGTTCATGTTGCAGGAAACTGCGATCAAAGCATTGATAGTGGCCTGGAGATCGTGTCCTGCTATTACGGTACGGGGGCTGAAATACCGGGCATGACTGGCGTCTATGACTCCGGCGTGCCCGGGGTTGGTATCGCATTGATGAACGACAAAGGCCAGCGTATTAGCGGAGCTGGCGGCGTACAGTGCGATTCGCGCAGCACCCCCATAGGGTATGTCTCCACCGATGGACAACAATCATTCAGTTTTGACGTCACGCTGGAGCTGGTAAAAACCAGCAATGCGATCTCTTCAGGTACTCTGGTTCAGGCCCAAACCCGGTTTGGCATTGGCGTATTTGGTCATGAAGGGATTGGCGACCCCAATAATATTTCTTACGCGGGAAATATCACGGTGCACGAGGTGACCTGCTCCGTATCCCCAAAAAGCCTGACAATCAAATTAGGGGATTTTCCGGTCAGCGCATTTACCGGTGCGGGTTCAATAGCTCCCTACAGGACGTTTGACGTGGACGTGAATTGTACCGACACCGTGCAGCCGGAGGTCATGATAACAAGTGCAAATGGCTATGATACGAACTTCCCGGGCGTCATCAACCTGACTCAGGAAACCGGCGTCGCAACGGGTATAGGGGTTCAAATGCTGTTTGACGGAGAAGTCCCTGATTTTGGTACCTACAGGAGTACTGCCGCAGTTGCGCAAGCGAATGAAACGCTGGCGATTCCTTTTCAGGTACGTTACGAGCAAACCGCAGCCGACGTCACACCCGGCAGCGCCAACAGCATTGCCACCATCACGCTGGGGTATAAATGA